One genomic segment of Hymenobacter psoromatis includes these proteins:
- a CDS encoding cytochrome-c peroxidase, with the protein MRAWRPSAKGPALRLGVGLGFAALLAAAGFGAARRPAAAPGAVLPAHFPAPVYTLAQNSPDEATFKLGRTLFYDPRLSSNGTVSCGSCHQQSRAFTDGRALAVGVGGRLSPRNAPALQNLRWRRGFMADGGARGLELQALAPLTSHAEMNLSLPAALGRLNANPEYRRRFAAIYGPGTIDTPQFLRALAQFTAALTSADSHYDKYLQHAPGGTFNQPEVKGLTIFRAKCGGCHVGELFTDESFRNNGLDRAFPRDSGRANITLLATDRGRFKVPSLRNVARTAPYMHDGRFATLPQVLAHYAHGVRPSPTLDPQLRRANGQLGIPLSHAEQTALLAFLNTLTDEQFLTDKRLAAPRPETKLAPPRVVAVSVE; encoded by the coding sequence GTGCGCGCTTGGCGGCCATCGGCGAAGGGGCCGGCGCTCCGGCTGGGGGTAGGGCTAGGCTTTGCAGCGCTGCTCGCGGCGGCTGGCTTCGGCGCGGCGCGGCGGCCGGCGGCCGCGCCGGGCGCGGTACTACCCGCCCACTTTCCGGCCCCAGTATACACGCTGGCCCAGAACTCACCCGATGAGGCCACGTTTAAGCTGGGCCGGACGCTGTTTTACGACCCGCGGCTGTCGAGCAACGGCACCGTCTCGTGCGGCTCGTGCCACCAGCAAAGCCGGGCCTTCACCGATGGGCGGGCCCTGGCCGTGGGGGTAGGCGGCCGCCTGAGCCCACGCAACGCCCCGGCCTTGCAAAACCTGCGCTGGCGGCGCGGCTTCATGGCCGACGGCGGCGCGCGCGGCCTGGAACTGCAAGCCCTGGCCCCACTTACCAGCCACGCCGAGATGAATTTATCCCTGCCCGCCGCGCTGGGCCGCCTCAACGCCAACCCCGAATATCGCCGCCGCTTCGCCGCCATCTACGGGCCGGGCACCATTGACACGCCCCAGTTTCTGCGGGCGCTGGCGCAGTTCACGGCCGCGCTTACTTCGGCCGACTCGCACTACGACAAGTACCTGCAACACGCACCAGGCGGCACCTTCAACCAGCCGGAAGTGAAGGGCTTAACTATTTTTCGGGCGAAGTGCGGCGGCTGCCACGTCGGCGAGCTATTTACCGACGAGAGCTTTCGCAACAACGGCCTTGACCGCGCGTTTCCCCGCGATTCGGGCCGGGCAAATATTACGCTGCTGGCCACTGACCGGGGCCGCTTTAAGGTGCCCAGCCTCCGCAATGTGGCCCGCACCGCGCCCTACATGCACGACGGCCGCTTCGCTACCTTGCCCCAGGTGCTGGCCCACTACGCCCACGGCGTGCGGCCCTCCCCTACCCTCGACCCGCAATTGCGCCGGGCTAATGGCCAGTTGGGCATTCCGCTTTCCCATGCGGAGCAAACGGCATTGCTGGCTTTTTTGAACACGCTGACTGACGAGCAGTTTCTGACCGATAAGCGCCTGGCCGCGCCCCGGCCGGAAACCAAGCTGGCCCCACCGCGCGTTGTGGCGGTTAGCGTTGAGTAG
- a CDS encoding cytochrome-c peroxidase: MPLFTNSFRGSALVLAAIALLSAASCGKDGGGGVDPTPPAPTPAAPTPYVLALPAGFPTPVIPADNPLTVEGIALGRQLFYEKALSSTGTMSCSSCHQQSKAFTDGLPLAVGVDGVANPRGTMSLTNVLWSTQLTWDGAFTTLETQAVKPLENTVELHQPLTVGVAKLQALSQYPPLFQAAFGTRTITNELTLKALAQFERTLISGNSRYDKFMATRLGFTADEVAGLKLYTTHIAPGSVRGAECFHCHTQPLMSSGYEGKFFNNGLDLTFPDPGRGGLTKLAVDQGKFIAPTLRNITLTAPYMHDGRFKTLEEVLDHYSDHVQMNSPNLDNNLAAPAGINDPPFGTHMDLTATEKKQVIAFLKTLTDSTFIADKRFSDPH, encoded by the coding sequence ATGCCCTTGTTTACCAATTCTTTCCGTGGCTCAGCTTTGGTACTGGCTGCTATCGCGCTGCTGAGCGCGGCCAGCTGCGGCAAGGATGGCGGCGGGGGCGTGGACCCTACCCCCCCGGCCCCTACTCCGGCTGCGCCCACGCCCTACGTGCTCGCGCTGCCGGCGGGCTTCCCTACCCCCGTCATCCCAGCCGATAACCCGCTCACCGTGGAGGGCATCGCGCTGGGCCGGCAGCTGTTTTACGAAAAAGCCTTGTCGAGCACCGGCACTATGAGCTGTAGCTCATGCCACCAGCAAAGCAAGGCCTTTACTGATGGCCTACCCCTGGCGGTGGGCGTAGATGGCGTGGCCAACCCGCGCGGCACCATGTCGCTGACCAACGTGCTCTGGAGCACCCAGCTTACCTGGGACGGGGCCTTCACGACCCTCGAAACTCAGGCTGTAAAACCCCTGGAAAATACTGTGGAGCTGCACCAACCGCTCACAGTGGGAGTAGCTAAATTGCAGGCGCTGAGCCAGTATCCGCCGCTGTTTCAAGCGGCTTTTGGTACCCGCACTATCACCAATGAGCTGACCCTTAAAGCGCTGGCGCAATTTGAGCGCACGCTGATTTCGGGCAACTCGCGCTATGATAAATTTATGGCGACTCGCCTGGGCTTTACTGCCGACGAGGTAGCGGGCCTCAAGCTTTACACCACGCACATCGCGCCCGGCTCGGTGCGTGGGGCCGAGTGCTTTCACTGCCACACGCAGCCGCTGATGTCATCGGGCTATGAGGGCAAGTTTTTCAATAATGGCCTCGACCTCACTTTTCCTGACCCCGGCCGGGGCGGCCTCACCAAGCTGGCCGTGGACCAAGGCAAATTCATCGCTCCTACCCTGCGCAACATTACCCTCACCGCGCCTTATATGCACGATGGCCGCTTCAAAACGCTGGAGGAAGTGCTCGACCACTACTCCGACCACGTGCAGATGAACAGCCCCAACCTCGACAATAACCTGGCCGCGCCCGCCGGCATCAACGACCCGCCTTTCGGCACCCACATGGACCTCACGGCCACCGAGAAAAAACAGGTTATCGCCTTTCTGAAAACGCTGACCGATTCAACGTTCATTGCCGATAAGCGCTTCTCAGACCCCCACTAA
- the ftsZ gene encoding cell division protein FtsZ, which translates to MNFTFDIPTQSRSIIKVIGVGGGGSNAVKHMHKQGIKDVEFIICNTDRQALESSTVPNKLQIGVDLTEGLGAGAKPERGRQAALESREQIRELLSNGTKMLFITAGMGGGTGTGAAPVIAQVAQELNILTVGIVTAPFLFEGKKKRDQAEQGIKELSEHCDTVLVILNDKLRQLYGNLTMGQAFAKADTVLTTAAKSIAEIITVTADVNVDFEDVKTVMKDSGAAVMGSSVTEGENRARRAAEEALNSPLLNNTDIQGAQKILLSIMSGDQAELEMDELSEITEYIQGKAGEDAEMIFGHGTDDTLGQSIRVTVIATGFAREAHTISTNNRPETELTAAPTPAEPAATAADKPAPAAPVVPSFTTPEPARVTYELNGPATPHAQTGLAGAPIGTPGDPVLLPSQPAAGAPTPAPRPRPAMLEAQAEERRRRLQQLSQSQGLSPEATTHLDTPAYLRRGQKLEPVTPSSAQNISRFNLSDDNELLGDNRFLHDNVD; encoded by the coding sequence ATGAATTTTACCTTCGACATTCCGACCCAGAGCCGCTCCATCATTAAGGTGATTGGGGTAGGGGGCGGGGGCTCCAACGCCGTGAAGCACATGCACAAGCAGGGCATCAAGGACGTGGAGTTTATTATCTGCAACACCGACCGGCAAGCGCTGGAAAGCTCCACGGTGCCCAATAAGCTCCAGATTGGGGTGGACCTGACCGAAGGCCTGGGTGCCGGGGCCAAGCCCGAGCGCGGCCGGCAGGCGGCGCTGGAATCGCGGGAGCAAATTCGAGAGCTGCTCAGCAACGGCACCAAGATGCTGTTTATCACGGCTGGCATGGGCGGCGGCACGGGCACGGGCGCAGCTCCGGTTATCGCACAAGTAGCGCAGGAGCTGAATATTCTGACGGTGGGTATCGTCACGGCTCCGTTTTTATTCGAGGGGAAGAAGAAGCGCGACCAGGCCGAGCAAGGCATTAAGGAGTTGAGCGAGCATTGCGATACGGTGCTGGTAATTCTCAACGACAAGCTGCGCCAGCTCTACGGCAACCTCACGATGGGCCAGGCGTTTGCCAAGGCCGATACGGTGCTGACCACGGCTGCCAAGTCCATTGCCGAGATTATCACGGTGACGGCCGATGTGAACGTGGACTTCGAGGACGTGAAAACGGTGATGAAGGACTCGGGAGCCGCCGTGATGGGTAGCTCCGTGACGGAGGGTGAGAACCGCGCCCGCCGCGCCGCCGAGGAGGCGTTGAACTCGCCACTGCTCAATAACACCGATATTCAGGGCGCGCAGAAGATTTTGCTCAGTATTATGTCGGGCGACCAGGCGGAGCTGGAAATGGATGAGCTATCCGAAATCACGGAATATATTCAAGGCAAAGCCGGCGAGGACGCCGAGATGATTTTTGGCCACGGCACCGACGACACCCTGGGCCAGAGCATTCGGGTGACGGTTATTGCCACTGGCTTTGCCCGCGAGGCGCACACTATCTCGACCAACAACCGGCCCGAGACTGAGCTAACCGCCGCGCCTACCCCCGCCGAGCCGGCGGCTACTGCAGCGGACAAGCCGGCTCCGGCCGCGCCGGTAGTGCCGAGCTTTACCACGCCCGAGCCAGCCCGCGTCACCTACGAGCTGAATGGCCCGGCTACCCCCCACGCGCAGACTGGCCTGGCCGGTGCGCCCATTGGCACGCCCGGCGACCCGGTGCTGCTGCCCAGCCAGCCGGCAGCCGGTGCGCCTACCCCCGCCCCACGCCCGCGCCCGGCCATGCTGGAAGCGCAGGCCGAGGAGCGCCGTCGTCGTTTGCAGCAGCTTAGCCAGAGCCAGGGTCTCTCGCCCGAAGCCACTACCCACCTCGACACGCCCGCCTACCTGCGCCGCGGCCAGAAGCTGGAGCCCGTGACGCCCAGCAGCGCCCAGAATATCTCGCGCTTCAACCTAAGCGACGACAACGAGCTGCTGGGCGACAACCGGTTTTTGCACGACAACGTAGACTAA
- the ftsA gene encoding cell division protein FtsA, whose protein sequence is MQQDKIVVGLDIGTTKICALVGRKNEYGKLEILGMGKAVSEGVQRGLVLNIDKTVDAIKRAIRQAEEQSGIDIGVVNVGIAGQHIKSLQHNGSITRPSGDNEITQDDVNRLTADMYRLVTPPGSQIIHVMPQDYKVDFEGGVLDPIGMAGVRLEGNFHIITAQSAAINNINKCVTKAGLAIADLILEPLASSVSVLSDEEKEAGVALIDIGGGTTDLAVFKDGIIRHAAVLPFGGNIITQDIKQGCNVTPNQAEQLKVKFGKAIAEEASDYEIVSIPGLPNRPPKEVSLKNLAYIIEARMSEIIELVHAEIYRMGLHEQLSAGIVLTGGGSQLQNLEQLTEYLTGLDTRIGYPNQHLGKGKIEAVKSPMHATGVGLVLAGYQAGDERQARPGYGEEEASTYSYQPTAPAAAPVVPSFVPAAAQAAAPTPSEPPKPPKEQKGLKFLGDITRKLKSILIDDFDDKQY, encoded by the coding sequence ATGCAACAGGATAAAATAGTCGTCGGCCTCGACATCGGCACCACTAAAATCTGCGCCTTGGTGGGCCGCAAAAACGAGTACGGCAAGCTCGAAATTCTAGGCATGGGGAAGGCCGTTTCCGAAGGCGTGCAGCGCGGCCTCGTGCTCAATATCGACAAGACGGTAGACGCCATTAAGCGCGCTATTCGGCAGGCCGAGGAGCAATCGGGTATCGACATTGGGGTAGTGAACGTGGGCATTGCGGGGCAGCACATCAAGAGCTTGCAGCACAACGGCTCCATCACGCGGCCCAGCGGCGATAACGAGATAACTCAGGACGATGTGAATCGCCTCACAGCCGACATGTATCGCCTGGTGACGCCGCCCGGCTCGCAGATTATCCACGTGATGCCGCAGGATTATAAGGTGGATTTTGAGGGCGGCGTGCTCGACCCCATTGGCATGGCCGGTGTGCGGCTGGAAGGCAACTTCCACATTATCACGGCGCAGAGCGCGGCTATCAATAACATTAATAAGTGCGTGACCAAGGCGGGCCTGGCCATTGCCGACCTTATTCTGGAGCCGCTGGCCTCGAGCGTATCGGTGCTGAGCGACGAGGAAAAGGAAGCCGGCGTGGCGCTGATTGATATTGGCGGCGGCACCACCGACCTGGCCGTGTTTAAGGATGGTATTATCCGGCACGCGGCGGTGCTGCCGTTCGGGGGCAATATTATTACCCAGGACATTAAGCAGGGCTGCAACGTGACGCCTAACCAAGCCGAGCAGCTGAAGGTGAAGTTTGGCAAGGCCATCGCGGAGGAGGCCAGCGACTACGAAATCGTGAGCATTCCGGGCCTGCCCAACCGCCCGCCCAAGGAGGTGTCGCTCAAGAATTTGGCTTACATCATCGAGGCCCGGATGTCGGAGATTATCGAGCTGGTGCATGCGGAAATCTACCGCATGGGCCTGCACGAGCAGCTGTCGGCGGGCATTGTGCTCACCGGCGGCGGCTCGCAACTCCAGAACCTGGAGCAGCTGACTGAGTACCTCACCGGCCTCGACACGCGCATCGGCTACCCCAACCAGCACTTGGGCAAGGGTAAGATTGAGGCCGTGAAGTCGCCGATGCACGCCACCGGCGTGGGCCTCGTGCTAGCCGGCTACCAGGCCGGCGACGAGCGCCAGGCCCGCCCCGGCTACGGGGAGGAAGAAGCATCGACCTACAGCTACCAGCCTACGGCTCCGGCCGCCGCGCCGGTGGTGCCCAGCTTCGTGCCGGCCGCCGCGCAGGCCGCCGCCCCTACCCCCTCCGAGCCGCCCAAGCCGCCGAAAGAGCAGAAGGGCCTCAAGTTTTTGGGTGACATCACCCGCAAGCTGAAGAGTATTCTGATTGATGATTTTGACGATAAACAATACTAA
- a CDS encoding cell division protein FtsQ/DivIB, with protein sequence MTKTVRNLLVALACLLGLGGMAVFAAVRQSHRPVQNIVVNVANDFNNYFISERGVTALLTKGGREPVIGTVPEGPRLRELEGRLKAHPFVRDAQVYRDLAGDLHADVRQNRPIARLVHPDDRLDTYVDASGKLLPLSPLYTARVATVSRAGGGALPTTFFQDSTSRGYLDFLRYVDEHPFWRAQVAEVFVEPGGKLSFTQQVGDQRVEFGAPEDISGKFAKLMVFYRQIPSVLGWDTYHRVNVEYQNQIICE encoded by the coding sequence GTGACTAAAACCGTTCGTAACCTGCTCGTCGCGTTGGCTTGCCTACTGGGGTTGGGTGGCATGGCCGTCTTCGCGGCCGTGCGGCAGTCTCATCGCCCGGTGCAGAATATCGTGGTGAACGTGGCCAACGACTTTAATAATTATTTTATCAGTGAGCGGGGTGTAACGGCACTGCTCACCAAGGGGGGTAGGGAGCCGGTAATCGGCACCGTGCCGGAGGGCCCGCGCCTGCGCGAGCTGGAAGGCCGGCTGAAGGCGCACCCTTTTGTGCGCGACGCGCAGGTATACCGTGACCTGGCCGGCGACCTGCATGCCGACGTGCGCCAAAATCGCCCCATTGCCCGGCTCGTGCACCCCGACGACCGCCTCGACACCTACGTAGATGCCAGCGGCAAGCTTCTGCCCCTCTCGCCACTATATACGGCGCGGGTGGCCACCGTGAGCCGGGCCGGCGGCGGGGCGCTGCCCACCACTTTTTTCCAGGATAGCACCAGCCGCGGCTACCTCGATTTTTTGCGTTACGTAGACGAGCACCCGTTTTGGCGGGCGCAGGTGGCGGAGGTGTTTGTGGAGCCGGGCGGTAAGCTCAGCTTCACGCAGCAGGTCGGCGACCAGCGCGTGGAGTTTGGCGCGCCGGAGGATATTTCAGGAAAATTCGCCAAATTGATGGTATTTTACCGTCAAATTCCTTCGGTGCTAGGCTGGGATACGTACCACCGCGTCAACGTGGAATACCAAAATCAAATAATTTGCGAGTAG
- the murC gene encoding UDP-N-acetylmuramate--L-alanine ligase has translation MQQFPYVFFLGIGGIGMSALARWFRANGHHVSGYDKTETPLTQALQAEGITVHYADTVENIPREIRENKVQTLVVLTPAIPAASAEWAWLRAQGYDIRKRSQVLGVLTAGRPTIAVAGTHGKTTTSSMVAHLLKYAGLDAGAFLGGIAVNLGSNLLLPKSAAAPVVVEADEYDRSFLTLHPDLAIVTSTDADHLDIYGEQSALVDSFCQFVSQLKPGGTLLLNHTADPRVATAVPPGTRVLRYGLTAAQGPDLFAANITAEGHQFQFDLHGPRGVVNGLELAVPGFHNVENMLAAAAAAQLFGVSNAQLPAAVAAYQGVKRRFEFIVTGSDKVYVDDYAHHPREIEAFLRSLRALYPNKKLRIIFQPHLFTRTRDFAEGFSRSLSLADEVVLLDIYPAREQPIPGITAAMLLADITAPLKSLQTKAQVLENAKKNPTFDVLATVGAGDIDTLVPELKKILS, from the coding sequence ATGCAACAATTTCCTTACGTCTTCTTCCTCGGTATCGGCGGCATCGGCATGTCGGCGCTGGCGCGCTGGTTCCGAGCTAACGGCCACCACGTTAGCGGCTATGATAAAACCGAGACGCCGCTGACGCAGGCTTTACAGGCCGAAGGAATTACCGTGCATTACGCCGACACGGTAGAAAATATTCCACGGGAAATTCGGGAAAATAAAGTTCAGACACTGGTCGTGCTGACTCCCGCTATTCCGGCTGCTAGCGCCGAGTGGGCGTGGCTGCGCGCTCAGGGCTACGATATTCGCAAGCGCAGCCAGGTGCTGGGCGTGCTCACCGCGGGTAGGCCAACCATCGCAGTGGCTGGCACGCATGGCAAAACCACGACCAGCAGCATGGTAGCGCATTTGCTAAAGTATGCGGGTCTCGACGCGGGCGCCTTTCTGGGCGGTATCGCGGTGAACCTGGGGTCGAATTTATTACTGCCAAAATCGGCCGCCGCGCCCGTGGTGGTGGAAGCCGATGAATATGACCGCAGCTTTCTGACGCTGCACCCCGACCTGGCCATCGTGACGAGTACCGACGCCGACCACCTCGATATTTACGGCGAGCAGAGCGCGCTAGTAGATTCTTTCTGTCAGTTTGTTAGCCAGCTGAAGCCCGGTGGCACGCTACTGCTTAACCACACCGCCGACCCGCGCGTGGCCACCGCCGTGCCGCCCGGCACGCGGGTGCTGCGCTACGGCCTCACGGCGGCGCAGGGGCCAGATTTATTTGCCGCGAATATTACTGCTGAGGGCCATCAATTTCAGTTTGACCTGCACGGGCCGCGGGGGGTAGTAAATGGTTTGGAATTGGCCGTGCCGGGCTTTCATAACGTGGAAAATATGCTGGCCGCCGCCGCCGCCGCGCAGTTATTCGGCGTAAGCAACGCGCAGTTGCCGGCCGCCGTAGCGGCCTACCAAGGCGTGAAACGCCGGTTTGAATTTATCGTGACCGGCTCCGATAAGGTATACGTAGACGATTATGCCCACCATCCGCGGGAAATTGAAGCGTTTTTGCGCTCGCTGCGGGCGCTCTACCCAAATAAAAAATTGCGCATCATTTTTCAGCCCCATTTATTTACCCGCACCCGCGATTTTGCCGAAGGTTTTTCGCGTAGCCTAAGCTTGGCCGACGAGGTAGTATTATTGGATATTTATCCGGCTCGCGAGCAGCCCATCCCCGGTATTACGGCCGCGATGCTGCTGGCCGATATTACCGCGCCACTTAAATCGCTGCAAACCAAAGCACAAGTGTTGGAAAATGCGAAAAAAAATCCTACTTTTGATGTGCTGGCAACCGTGGGCGCGGGTGACATTGATACGCTGGTACCGGAATTAAAAAAAATACTGAGTTAA
- the murG gene encoding undecaprenyldiphospho-muramoylpentapeptide beta-N-acetylglucosaminyltransferase: protein MKFIISGGGTGGHIFPAVAIANEIRRRQPDADILFVGANGRMEMTRVPEAGYDIVGLDITGLQRRLTPQNILFPVRVFRSVRKAGKLIQEFRPDAVVGVGGYASAPVLLAATSRHIPSLIQEQNSYAGLVNKLLGRRVNKICVAYEGMANFFPADKIVLTGNPVRAEIAHGSRAEAQQFFNLDPTKKTLLVVGGSLGARTLNLATAAALPRLREAGVQVLWQTGKLYYPEAQVQAAPYAADHFQALEFIRRMDLAYAAADVVISRAGALSVSELCLTGKASVLVPSPNVAEDHQTKNALALVSKGAAALITDAHAPERLYDETLRLLADPARQQQLSGRVHELARPDATKDIVNELFSLLK from the coding sequence ATGAAATTCATCATCTCCGGCGGCGGGACGGGCGGGCATATTTTCCCGGCGGTAGCCATTGCGAATGAAATCCGGCGTCGGCAGCCCGACGCGGATATTCTATTCGTTGGGGCCAACGGCCGCATGGAAATGACGCGCGTGCCCGAAGCTGGCTATGATATTGTCGGGCTGGATATTACCGGTTTGCAGCGCCGCCTCACGCCGCAAAATATTTTGTTCCCGGTGCGCGTGTTTCGGTCGGTGCGCAAGGCGGGAAAATTAATTCAGGAATTTCGGCCCGATGCCGTGGTGGGGGTAGGGGGCTATGCCTCCGCGCCAGTGCTGCTGGCCGCTACCTCGCGCCATATTCCGAGCCTGATTCAAGAGCAGAACTCCTATGCTGGCTTAGTTAATAAATTACTGGGCCGCCGGGTTAATAAAATCTGCGTGGCTTACGAGGGCATGGCAAATTTTTTCCCGGCCGATAAAATTGTGCTTACCGGTAACCCCGTACGCGCTGAAATTGCGCACGGCAGCCGCGCCGAAGCGCAGCAGTTTTTCAACCTCGACCCCACCAAAAAAACCTTACTCGTGGTGGGCGGCAGCCTCGGCGCACGCACTCTCAACCTGGCTACCGCCGCTGCCTTACCCCGGCTACGCGAGGCTGGCGTGCAAGTACTCTGGCAAACCGGCAAATTGTACTACCCCGAAGCACAGGTGCAGGCCGCGCCATACGCCGCCGACCACTTCCAGGCGCTGGAATTCATCCGACGAATGGACTTGGCCTACGCCGCCGCCGACGTGGTTATCAGCCGGGCTGGGGCGCTCTCAGTATCAGAGCTTTGCCTCACGGGTAAGGCCAGTGTGCTGGTGCCTTCGCCCAACGTGGCTGAGGACCACCAGACTAAAAATGCCCTGGCCCTCGTGAGTAAGGGTGCAGCCGCGCTCATCACCGATGCCCACGCCCCCGAGCGCCTCTACGACGAAACCCTGCGCTTGCTCGCCGACCCGGCACGTCAGCAGCAGCTAAGCGGGCGCGTGCATGAGCTAGCCCGCCCCGACGCCACAAAAGATATTGTAAACGAGCTGTTCAGTTTATTAAAATAA
- a CDS encoding FtsW/RodA/SpoVE family cell cycle protein encodes METPTPHTWLQRNLKGDPILWAIVILFSLISIAVVYSATGTLAYRNELHGRTGSVEMIVLKHTSLIFMGLGLMWLAHRIDYRHYSRLSLYALLLSVPLLLFTYLMGGETNGASRWLTIPVINQTFQPSDLAKLALISHLASMLSRRQQHLHDFKNTLLPVMLWVGVICGLIVLSNASTALLLFLTCLLLMFIGRVPMKQMLVMVLIGATLGGVGLVAGQRWKTVQSRVENFSDPNKKPAFQLEHSFIAIATGGLTGKGPGKSTERNIMPHPYSDFIYAIIIEEYGMLGGLVVLFLYLAFLYRGLKTVMNSQGAFGGLLSAGLCFSLVLQAMVNMGVAVGLGPVTGLPLPMLSMGGTSLIFTGLSVGIILAVSRGERETRPMTGEPADTLRIPSKRAQYA; translated from the coding sequence ATGGAAACCCCTACCCCCCACACTTGGCTGCAACGCAACCTCAAGGGCGACCCCATTTTGTGGGCCATTGTCATTTTATTTTCGCTCATCAGTATCGCCGTGGTGTATTCGGCTACCGGCACGCTGGCGTATCGCAACGAGTTGCACGGCCGCACGGGCTCAGTCGAGATGATTGTGCTCAAGCATACTAGCCTGATTTTCATGGGTTTGGGCCTAATGTGGCTAGCGCATCGCATCGATTATCGCCACTACTCACGGCTGTCGCTCTACGCGTTGCTGCTCTCGGTGCCGCTGCTGCTATTCACTTACCTGATGGGCGGCGAAACCAACGGGGCCTCGCGCTGGCTCACCATTCCGGTAATTAATCAAACCTTTCAGCCCTCCGACCTGGCCAAGCTGGCGCTCATCTCGCACCTGGCCAGTATGTTGAGCCGCCGCCAGCAGCACCTGCACGATTTTAAAAATACGCTGCTGCCCGTAATGCTCTGGGTAGGAGTTATTTGCGGGCTGATTGTTTTGTCGAATGCTTCTACCGCGCTGTTGCTGTTTCTGACCTGCTTGCTCCTCATGTTTATTGGCCGGGTACCTATGAAGCAGATGCTGGTGATGGTGCTCATTGGAGCTACGCTGGGGGGGGTAGGGCTGGTGGCCGGCCAGCGCTGGAAAACGGTTCAGTCGCGCGTCGAGAATTTTTCCGACCCGAATAAAAAGCCCGCTTTCCAGCTGGAGCACTCGTTTATTGCCATCGCCACCGGCGGCCTCACCGGCAAAGGCCCCGGTAAAAGCACCGAGCGCAATATTATGCCCCACCCGTATTCCGACTTTATCTACGCCATTATTATTGAAGAATACGGCATGCTTGGCGGACTGGTGGTGCTGTTTCTCTACCTCGCTTTTCTTTATCGGGGACTGAAAACGGTGATGAATAGCCAGGGCGCGTTCGGCGGGCTGCTGTCGGCGGGCTTGTGCTTTAGTTTGGTCTTGCAGGCGATGGTAAATATGGGCGTGGCCGTGGGCCTGGGCCCCGTCACGGGCCTACCCCTGCCCATGCTTAGCATGGGTGGTACTTCGCTTATTTTCACAGGCTTAAGCGTGGGTATTATCTTGGCCGTGAGTCGTGGCGAGCGCGAAACCCGCCCCATGACCGGCGAACCTGCCGACACGCTCCGCATCCCGAGCAAGCGCGCGCAGTATGCGTAG